The DNA window CCCTTCGGTGTCACGCGTCGGGCGCGCACCGTCTGCGGCAGCCGGCGCGGAGGAGGTCGTGCGCGGCTCACCCGACGTCGACGGAAAGGGCTGACGGGGTTTGGGAGGCGGTGGTGGAAACGGGGGCGCAGACGACGAGGACACGATCTTCTCTCCGGGCGGCGCGGCGCGGCCCTCGATGTTTCCGGGATCCAGAGGAGGGGGCTCGATGCCTGGAGAGAGGATCATCTCCAGGTCCCGCAGCGAGATCACTTCCGCAGATTCGGGCGGCGGAGGCTCCGCGGCATCGAGCAGCGTGACGGACTCCGACAGTGCAGCTGATACCACAAGCGGCGCTCGACGCGCCTCGGCGAGGGTTGATTCGGGCGCTTTGGGCCGCGCGGATCGCTTCGTCGGCGGCGATGGGTCTCCGGAGGGGGGCGGCGGTGGGTCGACCGTCGATGCCCCGGACACTTGCTCTGTGACGGATGCGGTCTGTCGGCTCTTTGCCTTGCACGATTTGCAGACAAACGGCAGCGCCGGGCGCATCTCTCGCCCGGCGCCGATCTCCACGTAAGCACCGCAAATCGAGCAGGCCAGCTGCATGCCTGCCAGACAAGATCACCCACCTCGCGTGGTCGCGCAACGTCGAATGGTCCTGCTCCATTCGACCCCTCGCGCGACCTCTGCGGCCGGTGGTGAGCGTCGCCGCGGCGTCCCTCTGGACGCCGTCAGTCTCGCGGCGTCGCCTCCTGCCCACCCCCCCTCACCCAGTTCTCCTCGAGCCAGTCGAGCGCGACTGGCGCAGAGCGCAGGGCAGAGTCCACGGCGCGTGCCGCGGCATCGGACTCCAGCGATCCGCCTCCGGCGCGCGCATGAAGGATCCACGTCGACAGCTCGTAGTGGTGCAAGAGCGGCGCAAACCGGTGCCCCTTCAACCTTTCGAGCACCGCCGCGGCGCTCTCGATCGAGCTGCACCGCACCAGCTCCACGCCAGCGTCGAACAGCAGAGACCGGAGATCCTCGAACGCCTGATCGGGATCCTTGGCCACCTCGGCGAGCAAGGCCTCGAAGCCCTCGTCCGTGAGTCCTGCCGCTTCGGCCGCTTCTGCCATCGCGGGGACTTGCGACTCCAGGAACTCGGAGTCGGGTGACCGTCCGAGCAGACGCCCCACCAGGTAGAGATCGAACGCGCTGGCGATGGCCTCGGCGAGCAGCATGCCCTCTACTGCTGGCTTCGGTCGGTCGAGCCCGAGAGGACGGGACGCGAGGTGGTGCCACGCCACATGCGTCACCACATCAGCCGGGACATGATCTCCCGTCAGCAAGTCGCCCCCCTCGCTCGGACTCCAGAAGGTCAGGTTCAGGAACAGCACCTCGTCCCAGCTCGCGCCACCTTCGGGCACCAGAAAGCGGTAGCCATCGCGGCGGAGTGCGGCCTTCAGCTCGGCGTACAGACCGACGTGCCGGAGCGAGCGCTCGTCATCGATGGTGAGTTCATCCAGAGGCAAACTTCGGATCTTCACCGGAGCGCCTCTAGCCTCGCCGTGGACCGGGGGCCAGATCACCCCAGCAGGACGGAACAACTGCCTTGTGTCGAACGTTGGGGGGGGACGAATCGGGCTCTGACCCCACCCTGGGCGGGTGGAGCCTGAGATCCGGAGGGCGGACGGCCGGGTTGCATGCTGCCGCGGCTCGGGCATGATGCGCCCCATTCAGCTCTTGGCAGCCGAAGGGGCAGGAGGCCACTTCGTGCTGAGGAGGCACCTTGCAATGAAACCCGTCCGGTCGCTCTTGTCGATTGCCCTCGTCCTCGTCACCTCCGGTGTTGCCGGCTGTAAAGAGGATCCGCCTCCTGCGAAGCAGGAGCCGGTGGCAGCCGACTCTGCCAGCGCCAAGGGCAAGCCGAACATGCGTCCTCCGGTCGCACCTCTCGCGAAGGTCGACCCCCAGACCATGAAAGAATACCGTGTCGATGTTTGCTACTTCGGCACCCTCACGCTGAAACAAGCCCGCGACGCCTATCTGGCCAGCCTCGGCAAGGACGAGCCCAGCGAGAAAAAGATCCCGAACTTCGGGAATCCTGCGGCCAAGGCCGACGGCAGGCCCACCCCCGAAGGAAAGCTCGCGCCGCCCGGGAAGCTCGACCTCCGGAGCGCAGCGAAGGGGGCCACCACGGGCGCACCCGACGCGAAGGAAGGGCCGGGGCGTGAGCCTCGAGGGCTGGATGGCGCCCGCAAGCCGGGTGAAGGTCGGCCGCCGTTCAACTTCGTCGGCAGGGCGCCCCACGAGCGCAACGCGCGGGCGTGCACCGTGGCCGCTGGTCTGAAGGAGCCTGCGTTCCCCGAGGTCGACGCTGCCCTCGCGGCCTTCGCGCCCTACGCGGTCGAGCTCGCCAAGAACATCGCCTCGGCCCAGAACTACTACCAGCGCGAGGAGTACAAGAAAGACGGCTTCGAGAAGGGGAAAGAGCTCCACAAGAAGCTGATCGCCGACTTCGGGAAGCTCGACGAGCTGCACAGCCAGCTCGGCGTGGCCGTCGCAGCCCACCGCGAGAAGAGCGCCCCCGACGCCTCCAAGTGGGAAGAGGGGCAGAAGGTCGCCATGGACGCCTTCAGCAACGCCCGCGCCGTCATGCTGGGGCTGATCGGAACCAAGGTCGACGTCGAGGCCCACAAGGCTGCGGTCAAGAAGCTCGAAGACGCGGCGGCTGCGCTCAAGACCTTCGGCGAGAGCCACCAGGCCGACCCCTGGCCGAAGATCCTGACGCCTGCGCTGGAGGGCATGCTCCGGACGCTGAAGGACGCCGAGCCCAAGCTCACGGAGAAGGGGATCGAGCCGGAGACGTTCCTCCCGGTGATCACCTCGTTCACCGCCGTCATCGAAGCGAAGCACCGCGCCTTGTCGCGTGCGCTCATCGCGCAGGGGCAGACGCAGCCGAGACCCATGATGCCGCACCAGCCGGGCGCCATCCCTCACATGCCTGGCGCGCCCGAGGCCCCGGAAGCGCCGCCCGCCGAGCCCGAGACGAAGTGACCGCCGCCGCGAGGGGATGACGGCTCATGTCCCCTCGCGTTCCTCCCCCGTCAGACACCCGTTTCCGTGAACCGCCGGGTCGGTGACCCACCTGCGGGTGCCCCTGCTCTCAGGTGATGGTGCCGCGGCGCCGCGCTACCGCCAGACGGTACAGCGCCTCGTACTGCCGCGAGGCATGCCCCCAGCCCATCTGCTTGTGCATCGCCCGGAGTTGCATCGCCCGGAAGTGATCGGGTCGCGTCCGGTACGTGTGCACGGCCCACGCCACCGTCTGGGCCAGGGCGCTGGGCGAGAGCTCGTCGAATTTGAACCCCGTCAGGTTCGTGTCGACGGTGTCGTCCAGTCCACCGACCGCCCGCACGACGGGCAGCGTCCCGTAGCGCTGGCTGTAGAGCTGGTTCAAACCGCAAGGCTCGTAACGTGACGGCATCATGAACAGGTCGGCGCCCGCTTCGATGCGGTGGGCCAGGCCTTCGTTCATCCCGATGTGCGCTCGGAACCTGTCTCCTGATGCGCTCAGCCGTCGGAACAGAGCTTCTGCCCACCCCTCGCCTGCGCCAAGCACCACCACCTGCACGTCGTGCGACAGGATCTGCGGAAGCGCACCAGCGATCACGTCGATCCCCTTCTGGTGCGCAAGGCGACTGACCACCCCGATCAGAGGGACGTCGGCGCGCTCCGGCAAACCCATCTCCCGCTGGAGGGCCGCCTTGCTGAGTGCCTTGCCCGAGAGATCGTCTGCAGAAAAATGCGCTGGGAGGTGCGGATCCGTCGCTGGGTTCCACGCCGCGTCATCGATCCCGTTCAGGATGCCCATGACGTCGCCTCCCCTCGCGCGCAGCACCCAGTCGAGCCCCTCGCCTCCCTCCGACGTCTTGATCTCCTGCGCATAGCGAGGCGACACCGTCGAGATCAACGTGGCGTGGTGCAGTCCGCCCTTCAGCAGATTCAGCCGGTGATGAGCCGAGAGCCCGCCCTTGCGGTACACGTCCCAGCCGAGCCCGGTGAGTGGGAACAGGTGCTCGTCGAACCACCCCTGATACCCCATGTTGTGGATCGTCAGCACCGAGGCGGCCTGCCCGAGCTGCGAGTCCTTCTCCAGTGTGTTCAGGTACACGGGGAGCAGCGACGTCTGCCAGTCGTGGACGTGGATCACATCGGGCCAGAACGACAGCGCGCGGCAGAGCGAGAGCGCACCTCGCGAGAGCAGCGTGTACCGCTGCAGGTTGTCACCGAACTCTCCGTGTGTGTCTCCGTAGACCCCGTCGCGGTCGAAGAACCCCCCGTGTTCCAGCAGGTACACCCGGGGCGCGAGCAGCGCGGCCGAGTCCTCTGCTCCACCGCGCGGCGCGAGACGGGCTTCCCACACGGCCGTCCACACGTCGTGCCCTCCGAGAGGGACACCGAGCGGCGCCTCGTGCCTCCGCACCCCTGGTCGCAGCGCGCCGTGCGCGTCGACGAGGTGGGAGATGGCCGAATCGTAGCGCGGCATCACGATCCGCACGTCGTGTCCGCGTGCGGCGAGCGCGAGGGGCAGGGCCCCCGCCACGTCGGCGAGGCCGCCCGTCTTGGCGAAGGGCACGCACTCGGAGACTGCGAAGAGGACCTTCAAACGAGGCATGATGGTGTCATTCGAGGGCGCGACCTGGGCGTCACCCGGCCACGCGGCTCCCCGTAGTACCAGCTTCCAGGCGGCTCGTGACCTCCCTATCGACCTCGCGGTCGAGGGGGCGGATCAGTCCGCTGCGGACCCGTCCGGGCCTGCATCGGGGACAGGCGCGGGAGCGGGGGGAGCCTCTCGTCGTGGCGGCTCACCATGCTCCGTCGAGAGCTTCTTCACCAGACCGTCCAGGATCATCTGCTCGTGGTACTGCGGCATCGACGGGAGCTGCACCGCGACATGGACTCCGCGCTTCGCGCCCACGATCTCGATGGAGCCCTGCGACACCCGCTTGCCGCTCTCCGGGCTCGTGTACTCGAAGAGGATGTAGCCGTGCTCGACGTCCTTCTCGGTGACCTTCATCCCGAGATCCACGCGGACGAGGCGGAGCGCCGTGCCGAACGTCTGCTCGTACGTGTACGGGGAGTCGTATGCGGCACCTGCGTTCGCCTCCGCGGTGACGAGCCCCACGGCGGTGACGCCGAGGGCCAGGGCGAGCACGGCGACGGAAGCGAGGCGGCGCATGCCGCGGGGGTTACCTGGCGCGGGGGTCGAGGGCCAAGTTTTTGGTCGTGAGCGCGCCGTAGCGGCGTGACGGCTGGCTCAGCTTTTCGGAGGAATGAGGGTGCCGGCGAAGGAGACCACGACCCAGCCTCGCTCGCGCTTGTGACAGATGAAGGTGAAGGCGGCGGTATAGGCCATCACCTCGCTCCTGCCGTCAGGGTGGTGGAGCGTCGCGCTCCCTCGGTACACACCGTTGCCGATAGAGATGTCTCCGTAGACCCGCTCCTTCCAGCTCAGATGCTCGAATTCGATGCTGTCCGTGACCGCGCGGACGCGATCCATGTACTCGTATTTTCCGAGGAGGTTGCCCACCGGGTCCTGCATCACCGCTTCGTCGCTGAGGACGCGATCGAACCAGTCCATGTCGTGTTTCTCGGCCCTCACCAGCCATTGCTGCCAGATCTCGTGAGGGGTCTTCGGTTCTGTCATCGTGGACATGAAGGGACTCTTTCTCGTGCGGCGCGGCTGGTCGGCCCAGGCGGTGCACCAGCTCCCGGGCACGGGCGGTTGGGGGTGTGGATCGGACGGTGATGCATCGCTCCGATTTCGCGCTGCCTCAACCGTCGGATGACGCTCGACTCGTGCTGCGCTTCAGCGCTCGCGTGCCGTCGTGCTTCCAGCGTGTCCGCTGCTCGGGACGAGCACGTCGGGCTCGGGCGCGGATGCCCTCCCTTCGGCGGTGAGGAGCAGGCCAAGGATGGCGGCGGCGATGTGCCAGCCCACCTGCGTCGTGTAGAGCAGGAACACGAAGGCTGCCCCGGGGCCCTTGATCAGCGGCTCCGGGAAGAAGATGGCCAGGGCCATGTACCCCGAGAGCTGGAAGGCTCCGAAATAGCCAGGCCCTGCTGGCACGAGAATTCCGATGCCGATGCACCCCACCACGACGCAGGCGTGGGTCAGGCTGAAGCCAGGGAGGCCTGCGCCCCATCCGAGGAGCCACACGCCGGTGGCGTTGATGCCCCAGTAGAGCGCCGTCTCGACGAGGAACGGCGCGAGACGTCGGGCAGAAGGGAGAAAGCGCAGGCCGTCGGCGACGCGCTCGACGATGCTGGCGAGGCGCTCGGCGAGGGAGATGGAGACGAGACCGACGAGGGCACGGGTGGCACGTCGCGCGAAGTCACGGTGCCAGAAGAAGATCGCCATGAGGGCGAAGCAGACGGCGAACAGCGCCAGCACCCCGTAGGCAGCTTGCGGGACGGCGGAGGCGGGGACGGCCAGCTCGCCGACATGATCGGGGAGCGGAGAGAGCGGCGTGGAGAGCTGGAGCGCGACGAAGAGAAGAAGGCTGATGACGAGGCCGTCGAGGATGCGCTCTGCGCCGACGGTTCCCGTGGCCTCCCAGAGGCGGATCGAACTGCGGCGCGTGATGAGGTAGGGGCGAACCACCTCGCCCGTGCGGAGTGGCGAGAGCAGGATGGCGGCGAACGCGATCCACGAGACGGCGATCGTGTTGCGGAGGGACACCTCGCCGAGCGGGCGGAGGAGATGCCGCCAGCGGGCCGCGCGAAACACGTGAAGGAGGATGAGCGAGGCGACGTAGGCCCAGACCGTCCAGGGACGCAGAGAGGCAAACGCCTCCGCGGGGGGCAAGATCGGTAGGCCACCACGGGCGAGCAGCCAGGCGAGGCCCGAGCCCAGCAAGAGGGAGGCTGCGATCTTGAAGGCGTGGCGCTGGAGAAAGCCGCGAGGGGGGGCAGACAGAGGATCCGCGGCAGGCGAGGTCACAGGCCGGGACTAGCACAGCGGCGGCACGAGATGCGATGTCGGGAAGGGGTGAGCGTGACGCGGGTCAGGAGGTGGCGCTCTTCGCGGCGGGGACCTGCGAGCCAGCCCGACCAGGCAGGAGGCGGGCACAGCCGGTCGCGAGCAGGAGCGCCACGCAGAAGACCATCATGGCGGTCGCGTGTTCGCCGTGCACCAGCTCGGGCGCGCGCGACTCGCTGAGCACCAGACCCAGCACGCTGACGCCACCCACGCCCCCGATGTAGCGCATCGTGGTGGTGACGCCGGCGGCCATGCCACTCTTTTCGCGTGGCACGTCGCTCATGGCGGCCGCCTGCGAGGGCGCGGAGCTCAGGCCGAGGCCTGCGCCGAGCAGCGCCAGTGCGGGGACGGCATCGGTCAACGTCGCGAGGGGGCGCACGAGGAGCAGCACCATCCCGGACACGGCGATCAGGCTGCCGCTCGTGGCCACCGCGCGCTCGCCGAAGCGCTCGGACAGCCGGCCGGCGAGCGGAGAGGCGATCACCATCGCCACCATCATCGCCACGAGGGTGTTGCCGACGTCCTGCTTCCCCAGCGTGAACAGCCGCCCCGCGACCTGGGGTAGCTCGAACATGACGGAGTACATGCCGAGGTTCTGCAAGGCGATGAGCAAGCTCCCTCCAACGAAGGCGCGCTGCCGGAAGAGGGAAAAATCGATGACCGGGTCGGCGACACGCCGCTCCCAGAGCGCGAAGGGGATGAACCCGAGCAGCCCCAGCGCGGCAGCCCAGCGGAGGTGCGCGTTCTCGAGCCCCAGCACGATGCCGATCAGGGAGAGACCCAGCAGCACCGAGCCGACCACGTCGAAGGGGCGCGGGGGCGCCGCGGGGGACTGTGCCTGGGCGGCAGGCGCAGGGCTGCCCTTCGTGTGCGCGAGCAGCGCGGAGAGGAGCAGCACCGGGACGTTGGCCAGGAAGATCGACGTCCACCCGAAGTGCGCCACGAGCAGGCCGCCGATCTTCGGACCCAGCGCCGCCGACAGACCCATCAAGGCCCCGAAGGCCCCGAAGGCGCGAGGCCGCATCGCCGGTGGAAGCTCGGTGCGCAGCAGCGCCATCGCGCTCGGGCCGAGCACGGCGCCCCCGGCGGCCATGGTGATGCGCGCCGTGGTGAGCACGGACAGCGTGGGCATCAGGTAGGCCACGGCGGCGCCCAGCGCGAACGTGAACTGCCCCAGCGCGAGCGCGCGACGGTGCCCCAGCCGATCGCCGAGCTTTCCGCCAGGACTCTGCAGCACGATGTTCGTCAGCAGGTAGCTCGTCACCAACCCCTGCCGGAGCGCCGCCGAATCCGCCGGGAGTGCCTGCGCCATCTCTGGCAGGGCCACGGCGATCATGGTGGAGTTGAGCGGGGCGAGCGCGGCAGAGAGGGCGACGGCGGCCAGGAGCCGCACGGGCAGGGTGGGTGCTTCTCGGGTCACGGTGGTGAGGTGCTCTCAGCCGCGGGTGATCGCCCGTCGCTGGAGCAGGTACAGCCTGTCTCCCTCGAAGGCCCACTCCAGATCCTGCGCCCCCCCGAACGCGCTCTCGCACGCCGTGGCCAG is part of the Chondromyces crocatus genome and encodes:
- a CDS encoding DUF3829 domain-containing protein: MKPVRSLLSIALVLVTSGVAGCKEDPPPAKQEPVAADSASAKGKPNMRPPVAPLAKVDPQTMKEYRVDVCYFGTLTLKQARDAYLASLGKDEPSEKKIPNFGNPAAKADGRPTPEGKLAPPGKLDLRSAAKGATTGAPDAKEGPGREPRGLDGARKPGEGRPPFNFVGRAPHERNARACTVAAGLKEPAFPEVDAALAAFAPYAVELAKNIASAQNYYQREEYKKDGFEKGKELHKKLIADFGKLDELHSQLGVAVAAHREKSAPDASKWEEGQKVAMDAFSNARAVMLGLIGTKVDVEAHKAAVKKLEDAAAALKTFGESHQADPWPKILTPALEGMLRTLKDAEPKLTEKGIEPETFLPVITSFTAVIEAKHRALSRALIAQGQTQPRPMMPHQPGAIPHMPGAPEAPEAPPAEPETK
- a CDS encoding glycogen synthase — encoded protein: MPRLKVLFAVSECVPFAKTGGLADVAGALPLALAARGHDVRIVMPRYDSAISHLVDAHGALRPGVRRHEAPLGVPLGGHDVWTAVWEARLAPRGGAEDSAALLAPRVYLLEHGGFFDRDGVYGDTHGEFGDNLQRYTLLSRGALSLCRALSFWPDVIHVHDWQTSLLPVYLNTLEKDSQLGQAASVLTIHNMGYQGWFDEHLFPLTGLGWDVYRKGGLSAHHRLNLLKGGLHHATLISTVSPRYAQEIKTSEGGEGLDWVLRARGGDVMGILNGIDDAAWNPATDPHLPAHFSADDLSGKALSKAALQREMGLPERADVPLIGVVSRLAHQKGIDVIAGALPQILSHDVQVVVLGAGEGWAEALFRRLSASGDRFRAHIGMNEGLAHRIEAGADLFMMPSRYEPCGLNQLYSQRYGTLPVVRAVGGLDDTVDTNLTGFKFDELSPSALAQTVAWAVHTYRTRPDHFRAMQLRAMHKQMGWGHASRQYEALYRLAVARRRGTIT
- a CDS encoding nuclear transport factor 2 family protein translates to MSTMTEPKTPHEIWQQWLVRAEKHDMDWFDRVLSDEAVMQDPVGNLLGKYEYMDRVRAVTDSIEFEHLSWKERVYGDISIGNGVYRGSATLHHPDGRSEVMAYTAAFTFICHKRERGWVVVSFAGTLIPPKS
- a CDS encoding lysylphosphatidylglycerol synthase transmembrane domain-containing protein; the encoded protein is MTSPAADPLSAPPRGFLQRHAFKIAASLLLGSGLAWLLARGGLPILPPAEAFASLRPWTVWAYVASLILLHVFRAARWRHLLRPLGEVSLRNTIAVSWIAFAAILLSPLRTGEVVRPYLITRRSSIRLWEATGTVGAERILDGLVISLLLFVALQLSTPLSPLPDHVGELAVPASAVPQAAYGVLALFAVCFALMAIFFWHRDFARRATRALVGLVSISLAERLASIVERVADGLRFLPSARRLAPFLVETALYWGINATGVWLLGWGAGLPGFSLTHACVVVGCIGIGILVPAGPGYFGAFQLSGYMALAIFFPEPLIKGPGAAFVFLLYTTQVGWHIAAAILGLLLTAEGRASAPEPDVLVPSSGHAGSTTARER
- a CDS encoding MFS transporter, whose protein sequence is MTREAPTLPVRLLAAVALSAALAPLNSTMIAVALPEMAQALPADSAALRQGLVTSYLLTNIVLQSPGGKLGDRLGHRRALALGQFTFALGAAVAYLMPTLSVLTTARITMAAGGAVLGPSAMALLRTELPPAMRPRAFGAFGALMGLSAALGPKIGGLLVAHFGWTSIFLANVPVLLLSALLAHTKGSPAPAAQAQSPAAPPRPFDVVGSVLLGLSLIGIVLGLENAHLRWAAALGLLGFIPFALWERRVADPVIDFSLFRQRAFVGGSLLIALQNLGMYSVMFELPQVAGRLFTLGKQDVGNTLVAMMVAMVIASPLAGRLSERFGERAVATSGSLIAVSGMVLLLVRPLATLTDAVPALALLGAGLGLSSAPSQAAAMSDVPREKSGMAAGVTTTMRYIGGVGGVSVLGLVLSESRAPELVHGEHATAMMVFCVALLLATGCARLLPGRAGSQVPAAKSATS